A portion of the Salmo trutta chromosome 1, fSalTru1.1, whole genome shotgun sequence genome contains these proteins:
- the LOC115198422 gene encoding salivary glue protein Sgs-3-like codes for MSDLTELTCCKTMSLMSSSVKPAVTQPHTTEPATTQPQTTEPATAQAQTTEPATTQSQTTEPATTQFQTTEPATTQAQATEPATTQHQTTEPATTQAQTTEPATTQFQTTEPATTQAQATEPATTQPHTTEPATTQPQTTEPATAQAQTTEPAITQHQTTEPAATQAQTTEPAITRAQTTEPATAQAQTTEPATTQAQTTEPVTTQHQTTEPATTQHHLYAFTTAEHVSVIGAVVDE; via the exons ATGTCTGATCTGACAGAGCTGACCTGCTGTAAGACTATGTCTCTGATGTCATCATCTGTTA AACCTGCTGTTACCCAACCCCACACAACAGAACCTGCTACTACCCAACCCCAAACAACAGAACCTGCTACTGCCCAAGCCCAAACAACAGAACCTGCTACTACCCAATCCCAAACAACAGAACCTGCTACTACCCAATTCCAAACAACAGAACCTGCTACTACCCAAGCCCAAGCAACAGAACCTGCTACTACCCAACACCAAACAACAGAACCTGCTACTACCCAAGCCCAAACAACAGAACCTGCTACTACCCAATTCCAAACAACAGAACCTGCTACTACCCAAGCCCAAGCAACAGAACCTGCTACTACCCAACCCCACACAACAGAACCTGCTACTACCCAACCCCAAACAACAGAACCTGCTACTGCCCAAGCCCAAACAACAGAACCTGCTATTACCCAACACCAAACAACAGAACCTGCTGCTACCCAAGCCCAAACAACAGAACCTGCTATTACCCGAGCCCAAACAACAGAACCTGCTACTGCCCAAGCCCAAACAACAGAACCTGCTACTACCCAAGCCCAAACAACAGAACCTGTTACTACCCAACACCAAACAACAGAACCTGCTACTACCCAACACCACCTGtacgcattcactact GCAGAACACGTGAGTGTGATTGGTGCTGTGGTTGATGAGTAA